The following proteins are co-located in the Diorhabda carinulata isolate Delta chromosome 4, icDioCari1.1, whole genome shotgun sequence genome:
- the LOC130893450 gene encoding uncharacterized protein LOC130893450, giving the protein MNSCVRSNGLYPVLIVFLIAWLNICSSYGQLTFSKGWKVGKRTDDEMDAQLKITTNALCQFLLSQIRDIFPCENHQISNKQFESILNNQL; this is encoded by the exons atgaATTCTTGTGTGAG AAGTAATGGTCTCTATCCGGTATTGATAGTGTTTTTAATAGCGTGGTTGAATATATGCAGCAGTTACGGACAACTCACTTTTTCGAAAGGTTGGAAAGTTGGGAAACGTACTGATGACGAAATGGACGCCCAATTGAAAATAACCACAAACGCGCTTTGTCAGTTTCTATTG AGTCAAATTCGGGATATTTTTCCTTGTGAAAACCATCAAATATCCAACAAACAATTCGAAAGTATACTGAAcaatcaattataa
- the LOC130893447 gene encoding GRAM domain-containing protein 2A-like isoform X2, producing MLCFIQGLDEKYAIKEAGIKEHKLYTAKKIFMLRKSRSSGNFGSAGARSAPSTPLEQQILGSPALSPDVLSNSPTSVVYQTSPSHALFTKCDKASLKHLSTSTPVMTAQAQITEPPSPKTTKDPKIRTTSKARQKKFLRHFPNVEDDEKVLNHYSCALIGDILLQGHLYITKNYFAFYSNVFGYVTKLLIPILTVENITKEKTARIIPNAVGVSTSEDKHVFGSLISRDNTLIYMRTVWQKAKNAYPVIIEPEIEEPDLDSSDSVEAESGRDSPPIEIKPKFSLVKIIPKGRRPSDVDGTQYDSAGFISVLKQSIIEFRKLPRQSLILCATTLLLILLFFSAGILLYRISKIQNKYSMVFHENMIKGSNDVYSDLLQWHSQMHSKSAGAVNNFLDSNLVLIAQVRQSLEALSSILVQSSSTQGHESDPKPLEASKDNS from the exons ATGTTGTGCTTTATACAAggtttagatgaaaaatatgcTATTAAAGAAGCTGGCATTAAGGAACATAAACTTTATACGGCCAAAAAGATATTTATGTTGCGAAAATCCAg gTCCTCTGGTAATTTCGGGAGCGCGGGGGCACGTTCCGCTCCGAGTACGCCCCTCGAACAACAAATTCTTGGCAGTCCCGCACTATCTCCGGACGTTCTTTCCAACTCGCCGACATCTGTAGTCTATCAAACTAGTCCAAGCCATGCATTATTCACTAAGTGTGACAA aGCGTCTTTGAAACATCTGTCGACGTCGACGCCGGTGATGACGGCGCAGGCGCAAATTACCGAACCTCCTAGTCCTAAAACAACCAAAGACCCCAAAATTCGCACCACCTCGAAAGCGcgacaaaaaaaattccttCGACATTTTCCCAACGTCGAAGACGACGAAAAAGTATTGAATCATTATTCGTGCGCACTTATCGGAGATATTTTATTACAGGGCCACCTctatattactaaaaattactTCGCTTTTTATTCCAACGTATTCGGATATGTTACCAAG CTCTTAATTCCGATACTTACTGTAGAAAATATAACGAAAGAAAAAACAGCCAGGATAATACCTAACGCCGTCGGTGTTTCGACTAGCGAGGATAAGCACGTATTCGGTAGTTTAATATCGAGAGATAATACGCTGATATACATGAGAACGGTATGGCAGAAAGCCAAAAATGCATATCCCGTTATAATAGAGCCGGAAATCGAa GAACCGGATTTGGATTCCAGTGATTCAGTAGAAGCGGAAAGCGGTAGGGATTCGCCGCCTATCGAAATAAAGCCTAAATTTTCTCTAGTTAAAATTATTCCTAAAGGACGTCGACCTAGTGACGTAGAtg GCACGCAATACGACTCTGCAGGCTTTATTAGCGTCCTTAAACAATCTATAATAGAATTTCGCAAATTACCACGTCAGAGTCTCATCTTGTGCGCCACAACTTTATTGctcattcttctttttttctcagCTGGTATATTACTTTATCGAATTagcaaaatacaaaacaaatactCAATGGTATTCCACGAGAACATGATCAAAGGCTCTAACGATGTCTACAGCGACCTCTTGCAGTGGCATTCCCAAATGCATTCGAAATCAGCGGGAGCCGTTAATAATTTCTTAGATTCGAATTTGGTTTTAATTGCTCAG gttaggcAGTCCTTAGAAGCGTTATCTTCGATTCTCGTACAATCCAGCAGTACTCAAGGTCACGAATCTGATCCAAAACCTTTAGAAGCGTCCAAAGATAACAGTTAG
- the LOC130893447 gene encoding GRAM domain-containing protein 2A-like isoform X3, with amino-acid sequence MRSSGNFGSAGARSAPSTPLEQQILGSPALSPDVLSNSPTSVVYQTSPSHALFTKCDKASLKHLSTSTPVMTAQAQITEPPSPKTTKDPKIRTTSKARQKKFLRHFPNVEDDEKVLNHYSCALIGDILLQGHLYITKNYFAFYSNVFGYVTKLLIPILTVENITKEKTARIIPNAVGVSTSEDKHVFGSLISRDNTLIYMRTVWQKAKNAYPVIIEPEIEEPDLDSSDSVEAESGRDSPPIEIKPKFSLVKIIPKGRRPSDVDGTQYDSAGFISVLKQSIIEFRKLPRQSLILCATTLLLILLFFSAGILLYRISKIQNKYSMVFHENMIKGSNDVYSDLLQWHSQMHSKSAGAVNNFLDSNLVLIAQVRQSLEALSSILVQSSSTQGHESDPKPLEASKDNS; translated from the exons ATGCG gTCCTCTGGTAATTTCGGGAGCGCGGGGGCACGTTCCGCTCCGAGTACGCCCCTCGAACAACAAATTCTTGGCAGTCCCGCACTATCTCCGGACGTTCTTTCCAACTCGCCGACATCTGTAGTCTATCAAACTAGTCCAAGCCATGCATTATTCACTAAGTGTGACAA aGCGTCTTTGAAACATCTGTCGACGTCGACGCCGGTGATGACGGCGCAGGCGCAAATTACCGAACCTCCTAGTCCTAAAACAACCAAAGACCCCAAAATTCGCACCACCTCGAAAGCGcgacaaaaaaaattccttCGACATTTTCCCAACGTCGAAGACGACGAAAAAGTATTGAATCATTATTCGTGCGCACTTATCGGAGATATTTTATTACAGGGCCACCTctatattactaaaaattactTCGCTTTTTATTCCAACGTATTCGGATATGTTACCAAG CTCTTAATTCCGATACTTACTGTAGAAAATATAACGAAAGAAAAAACAGCCAGGATAATACCTAACGCCGTCGGTGTTTCGACTAGCGAGGATAAGCACGTATTCGGTAGTTTAATATCGAGAGATAATACGCTGATATACATGAGAACGGTATGGCAGAAAGCCAAAAATGCATATCCCGTTATAATAGAGCCGGAAATCGAa GAACCGGATTTGGATTCCAGTGATTCAGTAGAAGCGGAAAGCGGTAGGGATTCGCCGCCTATCGAAATAAAGCCTAAATTTTCTCTAGTTAAAATTATTCCTAAAGGACGTCGACCTAGTGACGTAGAtg GCACGCAATACGACTCTGCAGGCTTTATTAGCGTCCTTAAACAATCTATAATAGAATTTCGCAAATTACCACGTCAGAGTCTCATCTTGTGCGCCACAACTTTATTGctcattcttctttttttctcagCTGGTATATTACTTTATCGAATTagcaaaatacaaaacaaatactCAATGGTATTCCACGAGAACATGATCAAAGGCTCTAACGATGTCTACAGCGACCTCTTGCAGTGGCATTCCCAAATGCATTCGAAATCAGCGGGAGCCGTTAATAATTTCTTAGATTCGAATTTGGTTTTAATTGCTCAG gttaggcAGTCCTTAGAAGCGTTATCTTCGATTCTCGTACAATCCAGCAGTACTCAAGGTCACGAATCTGATCCAAAACCTTTAGAAGCGTCCAAAGATAACAGTTAG
- the LOC130893447 gene encoding GRAM domain-containing protein 2A-like isoform X1, with amino-acid sequence MIKPSDNISIPVNQVIRENRTLGRIRRLSLPVQKVLRRTCSLRIRDVTWSSGNFGSAGARSAPSTPLEQQILGSPALSPDVLSNSPTSVVYQTSPSHALFTKCDKASLKHLSTSTPVMTAQAQITEPPSPKTTKDPKIRTTSKARQKKFLRHFPNVEDDEKVLNHYSCALIGDILLQGHLYITKNYFAFYSNVFGYVTKLLIPILTVENITKEKTARIIPNAVGVSTSEDKHVFGSLISRDNTLIYMRTVWQKAKNAYPVIIEPEIEEPDLDSSDSVEAESGRDSPPIEIKPKFSLVKIIPKGRRPSDVDGTQYDSAGFISVLKQSIIEFRKLPRQSLILCATTLLLILLFFSAGILLYRISKIQNKYSMVFHENMIKGSNDVYSDLLQWHSQMHSKSAGAVNNFLDSNLVLIAQVRQSLEALSSILVQSSSTQGHESDPKPLEASKDNS; translated from the exons ATGATCAAACCATCGGATAACATATCTATACCTGTGAATCAAGTGATTAGAGAAAACAGAACGTTGGGTCGGATAAGGAGATTAAGTTTACCAGTTCAGAAAGTCTTGAGAAGAACGTGTAGTTTGAGAATTAGAGATGTTACTTG gTCCTCTGGTAATTTCGGGAGCGCGGGGGCACGTTCCGCTCCGAGTACGCCCCTCGAACAACAAATTCTTGGCAGTCCCGCACTATCTCCGGACGTTCTTTCCAACTCGCCGACATCTGTAGTCTATCAAACTAGTCCAAGCCATGCATTATTCACTAAGTGTGACAA aGCGTCTTTGAAACATCTGTCGACGTCGACGCCGGTGATGACGGCGCAGGCGCAAATTACCGAACCTCCTAGTCCTAAAACAACCAAAGACCCCAAAATTCGCACCACCTCGAAAGCGcgacaaaaaaaattccttCGACATTTTCCCAACGTCGAAGACGACGAAAAAGTATTGAATCATTATTCGTGCGCACTTATCGGAGATATTTTATTACAGGGCCACCTctatattactaaaaattactTCGCTTTTTATTCCAACGTATTCGGATATGTTACCAAG CTCTTAATTCCGATACTTACTGTAGAAAATATAACGAAAGAAAAAACAGCCAGGATAATACCTAACGCCGTCGGTGTTTCGACTAGCGAGGATAAGCACGTATTCGGTAGTTTAATATCGAGAGATAATACGCTGATATACATGAGAACGGTATGGCAGAAAGCCAAAAATGCATATCCCGTTATAATAGAGCCGGAAATCGAa GAACCGGATTTGGATTCCAGTGATTCAGTAGAAGCGGAAAGCGGTAGGGATTCGCCGCCTATCGAAATAAAGCCTAAATTTTCTCTAGTTAAAATTATTCCTAAAGGACGTCGACCTAGTGACGTAGAtg GCACGCAATACGACTCTGCAGGCTTTATTAGCGTCCTTAAACAATCTATAATAGAATTTCGCAAATTACCACGTCAGAGTCTCATCTTGTGCGCCACAACTTTATTGctcattcttctttttttctcagCTGGTATATTACTTTATCGAATTagcaaaatacaaaacaaatactCAATGGTATTCCACGAGAACATGATCAAAGGCTCTAACGATGTCTACAGCGACCTCTTGCAGTGGCATTCCCAAATGCATTCGAAATCAGCGGGAGCCGTTAATAATTTCTTAGATTCGAATTTGGTTTTAATTGCTCAG gttaggcAGTCCTTAGAAGCGTTATCTTCGATTCTCGTACAATCCAGCAGTACTCAAGGTCACGAATCTGATCCAAAACCTTTAGAAGCGTCCAAAGATAACAGTTAG